A region from the Nocardioides coralli genome encodes:
- the pgeF gene encoding peptidoglycan editing factor PgeF: protein MTLRLHDRIEGGLVVEVAFTERALDLGDRADADVRRAGLEAVATATGATPVIMRQVHGADVERIDAVPAEPPVADGLVTTRPHVALLARAADCVPVLLGDPDAGVVAAVHAGRQGLVAGVVPASVEQMRALGAEQLTAWVGPSVCGACYEVPDEMRSAVAAAVPEAWSTTSWDTPALDLGAGVRTQLAAAGVGTVHEAGACTLEDEAYPSHRRDGDAATRFAGVVWMHP, encoded by the coding sequence GTGACGCTCCGACTGCACGACCGGATCGAAGGCGGCCTCGTCGTCGAGGTCGCCTTCACCGAGCGTGCGCTCGACCTCGGTGACCGGGCCGACGCCGACGTACGCCGGGCCGGCCTGGAGGCCGTCGCCACGGCCACCGGCGCGACGCCGGTGATCATGCGCCAGGTCCACGGCGCCGACGTCGAGCGCATCGACGCGGTGCCGGCGGAACCACCCGTCGCCGACGGCCTGGTGACCACTCGTCCCCACGTCGCCCTCCTCGCGCGTGCGGCCGACTGCGTGCCCGTCCTGCTCGGCGACCCCGATGCCGGGGTCGTGGCGGCCGTCCACGCGGGTCGGCAGGGCCTGGTGGCCGGCGTGGTCCCGGCGTCGGTGGAGCAGATGCGGGCGCTGGGGGCCGAGCAGCTCACCGCCTGGGTCGGACCCTCGGTCTGCGGTGCGTGCTACGAGGTCCCCGACGAGATGCGCTCGGCCGTGGCCGCCGCCGTCCCCGAGGCCTGGTCCACGACGAGCTGGGACACCCCCGCGCTCGACCTCGGTGCCGGCGTCCGGACCCAGCTGGCCGCGGCCGGCGTCGGGACGGTCCACGAGGCCGGGGCCTGCACCCTCGAGGACGAGGCCTACCCCTCCCACCGCCGCGACGGCGACGCCGCGACCCGCTTCGCCGGCGTGGTCTGGATGCACCCGTGA
- a CDS encoding cell division protein FtsQ/DivIB — translation MSRGVLRSDSTVTASERSRRAFARRQWSRRWLTWRWVLAGVLLLALVVGAGWLFLFSSVLAVAAVEVDGEQHLGESEVREVADVTRGQPLARVDLAAVRSRVRALALVRDVEVTRQWPDTIRIGLEERVAIAVVEIGGRVRGLDLEGVVFDDFGPAAGLPRVQTSADAGRDALREAAAVVASLPDELAATVDHVEVATVDQIELELRDGRRVVWGSAEESELKAEVLTSLLSQRGSTYDVSVPGQPTVRR, via the coding sequence ATGAGCAGGGGAGTGCTGCGGTCGGACTCCACCGTCACCGCCTCCGAACGCAGCCGTCGGGCCTTCGCCCGCAGGCAGTGGTCGCGCCGTTGGCTCACGTGGCGGTGGGTGCTGGCGGGCGTCCTCCTGCTGGCACTGGTCGTCGGCGCGGGCTGGCTGTTCCTCTTCTCCTCCGTGCTGGCCGTGGCGGCGGTGGAGGTCGACGGCGAGCAGCACCTGGGCGAGTCGGAGGTCCGTGAGGTCGCCGACGTGACGCGTGGCCAGCCGCTGGCGCGCGTCGACCTGGCGGCGGTGCGGTCCCGGGTCCGGGCCCTGGCACTGGTCCGTGACGTGGAGGTCACGCGTCAGTGGCCCGACACCATCCGGATCGGGCTGGAGGAGCGCGTCGCCATCGCCGTGGTCGAGATCGGCGGCCGGGTGCGTGGGCTCGACCTCGAGGGCGTGGTCTTCGACGACTTCGGCCCGGCTGCCGGCCTGCCGCGCGTGCAGACCTCGGCCGACGCCGGCCGGGACGCCCTGCGGGAGGCCGCCGCGGTGGTGGCCTCCCTGCCCGACGAGCTCGCGGCCACCGTCGACCACGTCGAGGTCGCCACGGTCGACCAGATCGAGCTCGAGCTGCGCGACGGCCGCCGGGTGGTGTGGGGGAGCGCGGAGGAGTCCGAGCTCAAGGCCGAGGTCCTCACCAGCCTGCTCTCGCAGCGCGGGTCGACGTACGACGTCAGCGTGCCGGGCCAGCCGACCGTGCGTCGCTGA
- the murC gene encoding UDP-N-acetylmuramate--L-alanine ligase, translating into MRIPVPAELLPADRLGRVHFVGIGGAALSGIARIMARRGVTVTGSDNNETPFLAPLRELGVPVTIGYDAGNVREADTLVVTTAAREDNPEVLEGRRRGLRVLPRSAGLASLMVDDDVLAVAGTHGKTTTTALLTVALLAAGADPTYAVGGVLRATGRNADAGAGRWFVAEADESDGAFLVYGPHAAIVTNVEADHLDQWGSEEAYRAAFVEFLDRVEEGGFVVLCVDDPGAAALAVPARDRGLEVVRVGTGDDVDYRATDLAFEGTRSRFAVHHGGRSLGTVELQIPGRHYVLDALAALALGLRLGYALDDLRAGLESFTGSGRRMEPRGEARGVRVFDSYAHMPQEIAADLAAARGVAGEGRVVVAFQPHLVSRTARYGVAMGEALGAADEVVVADVYLAREDPDPAVTGALVAEAVPLPADRVAFVPVLSDVPAALVERARPGDLVLTLGAGDVTELPPAVLALLESGEAR; encoded by the coding sequence ATGAGGATCCCGGTCCCCGCCGAGCTCCTCCCGGCCGACCGGCTCGGCCGCGTCCACTTCGTCGGGATCGGCGGCGCTGCCCTTTCTGGTATCGCCAGGATCATGGCGCGCCGCGGCGTGACCGTGACGGGCAGCGACAACAACGAGACGCCCTTCCTCGCCCCGCTGCGCGAGCTCGGGGTCCCCGTCACCATCGGCTACGACGCCGGCAACGTGAGGGAGGCCGACACGCTGGTCGTCACGACGGCGGCGCGCGAGGACAACCCCGAGGTGCTCGAGGGACGCCGGCGCGGCCTGCGGGTGCTGCCCCGGTCGGCCGGGCTGGCATCGCTGATGGTCGACGACGACGTGCTCGCGGTGGCGGGCACCCACGGCAAGACCACGACGACCGCGCTGCTGACGGTCGCCCTGCTCGCGGCGGGCGCCGACCCGACCTACGCCGTGGGCGGCGTGCTCCGGGCCACCGGCCGCAACGCCGATGCCGGAGCCGGCCGGTGGTTCGTCGCGGAGGCCGACGAGTCGGACGGTGCCTTTCTCGTCTACGGGCCGCACGCCGCCATCGTCACCAACGTGGAGGCCGACCACCTCGACCAGTGGGGCTCCGAGGAGGCCTACCGGGCGGCGTTCGTCGAGTTCCTCGACCGGGTCGAGGAGGGCGGGTTCGTCGTGCTGTGCGTCGACGACCCCGGAGCGGCCGCGCTCGCCGTCCCGGCGCGCGACCGCGGCCTCGAGGTCGTCCGGGTCGGCACCGGCGACGACGTCGACTACCGCGCGACCGACCTGGCCTTCGAGGGCACACGGTCCCGCTTCGCCGTCCACCACGGCGGTCGGTCGCTCGGCACCGTGGAGCTCCAGATCCCGGGTCGCCACTACGTCCTCGACGCCCTCGCAGCGTTGGCGCTCGGACTGCGCCTGGGCTACGCGCTCGACGACCTGCGCGCCGGACTGGAGTCGTTTACCGGCAGCGGCCGCCGCATGGAGCCTCGCGGCGAGGCCCGGGGGGTCCGGGTCTTCGACTCCTACGCCCACATGCCGCAGGAGATCGCTGCCGACCTCGCCGCTGCCCGCGGTGTTGCCGGGGAGGGCCGGGTCGTCGTGGCCTTCCAGCCACACCTGGTCTCGCGGACGGCCCGCTACGGCGTGGCGATGGGCGAGGCCCTGGGGGCGGCCGACGAGGTGGTCGTCGCCGACGTCTACCTCGCGCGGGAGGACCCCGACCCGGCGGTCACCGGCGCCCTCGTCGCCGAGGCGGTCCCGCTGCCGGCCGACCGGGTCGCCTTCGTCCCGGTGCTCTCCGACGTACCCGCCGCGCTCGTCGAGCGGGCGCGGCCGGGCGACCTGGTGCTGACCCTGGGTGCCGGCGACGTCACCGAGCTGCCGCCGGCGGTGCTCGCGCTCCTCGAGTCCGGCGAGGCCCGATGA
- the murG gene encoding undecaprenyldiphospho-muramoylpentapeptide beta-N-acetylglucosaminyltransferase: protein MRVLLAGGGTAGHTSPLIATADALRRLDGSVEITCLGTPRGLENRVVPEAGYPLELIPPVPLPRRPNADLARVPLRLRGAVRATYDVLDRVRPDVVVGYGGYVSMPAYLAARRRKLPLVVHEQNALPGLANRVGARVAGRVAVSFPDTPLPGAEYVGLPIRRMISTLDRAASRAEGRAFFGLDPERPTLLVTGGSQGARRLNQSVAGAATALADAGVQVLHVVGPQGEATPEPTDVPYLTVPFVDRMDLAYAAADLVVCRAGASSVTEAAAVGLPAVFVPLPIGNGEQELNARPVVDAGGGLLVADGAFTPEWVAGAVPELATDAERLAAMGSAASALIPRDADEQLARIVQECAG from the coding sequence ATGCGCGTTCTCCTCGCCGGCGGCGGCACCGCCGGACACACCTCGCCCCTGATCGCCACCGCCGATGCCCTGCGCCGGCTCGACGGCTCCGTCGAGATCACCTGCCTCGGCACCCCGCGGGGTCTCGAGAACCGGGTGGTCCCGGAGGCCGGCTACCCGCTCGAGCTGATCCCGCCGGTACCCCTGCCACGGCGCCCCAACGCCGACCTGGCACGGGTGCCGCTGCGGCTGCGGGGGGCCGTGCGGGCGACGTACGACGTCCTCGACCGGGTGCGTCCCGACGTCGTGGTGGGTTACGGCGGCTACGTCTCGATGCCGGCCTACCTCGCCGCCCGCCGGCGGAAGCTGCCGCTCGTGGTCCACGAGCAGAACGCCCTGCCCGGACTGGCCAACCGCGTCGGTGCCCGGGTGGCCGGGCGCGTGGCGGTGAGCTTCCCCGACACCCCGCTGCCGGGGGCGGAGTACGTCGGGCTGCCGATCCGCCGGATGATCTCCACCCTCGACCGCGCCGCCTCCCGGGCCGAGGGACGGGCGTTCTTCGGTCTCGACCCCGAGCGGCCCACGCTCCTGGTGACCGGAGGCTCCCAGGGGGCGCGCCGCCTCAACCAGTCCGTCGCGGGCGCCGCGACCGCCCTGGCCGACGCGGGCGTCCAGGTGCTCCACGTCGTCGGGCCCCAGGGGGAGGCGACCCCGGAGCCGACCGACGTCCCCTACCTCACCGTCCCCTTCGTGGACCGGATGGACCTCGCCTATGCCGCCGCCGACCTGGTGGTGTGCCGCGCCGGTGCCAGCAGCGTCACCGAGGCGGCTGCGGTCGGGCTGCCGGCCGTCTTCGTCCCGCTGCCGATCGGCAACGGCGAGCAGGAGCTCAACGCGCGCCCGGTGGTCGACGCCGGTGGCGGGCTGCTGGTCGCCGACGGCGCGTTCACGCCGGAGTGGGTCGCCGGTGCGGTGCCGGAGCTTGCCACCGACGCGGAGCGGCTGGCGGCCATGGGGTCCGCGGCCTCGGCCCTCATCCCGCGCGACGCCGACGAGCAGCTCGCGCGGATCGTGCAGGAGTGCGCCGGATGA
- the ftsW gene encoding putative lipid II flippase FtsW — translation MTTTANPHQTRSLGPFAVLREALARPLTSYYLLVGASALLLTIGLIMVLSASSVYSFEKHDGDSYAIVKRQLVWVAIGIPCAWIASRLPYQAIRQISWVAIVVSIVLLALTAQFGVVVNGNKNWLAVGPVQIQPSEIAKLAIVLWAAHVYAQKERRLGSLHQVMFPVVPVLLGTTVLVIVGRDLGTALVLFAILLAMLWVVGAPARLFSLAMSVIGVVAIWLATTSPERRERLTTFVDPFKDYYVSGWQPAHGLYALSSGGWFGEGIGASRQKWGDLPEAHTDFIFAVLGEELGLVGTLLVVALFLTVAFAAIRVAMQTDDPFVRYMSFGIVAWLLGQMIVNVGMVLALLPVIGIPLPLISYGGSALLPTLVALGLLIGFARREPEASRALAQRRRQRSAGLAAGAGRPTP, via the coding sequence GTGACGACGACCGCGAACCCCCACCAGACCCGGTCCCTCGGTCCGTTCGCCGTGCTGCGCGAGGCGCTGGCGCGGCCGCTCACCTCCTACTACCTGCTCGTGGGGGCCTCGGCGCTGCTGCTCACGATCGGCCTGATCATGGTGCTGTCGGCCTCGAGCGTCTACTCCTTCGAGAAGCACGACGGTGACTCCTACGCCATCGTCAAGCGGCAGCTCGTGTGGGTGGCCATCGGCATCCCCTGCGCCTGGATCGCCTCACGGTTGCCCTACCAGGCCATCCGGCAGATCTCGTGGGTGGCGATCGTGGTCTCGATCGTGCTGCTCGCACTGACCGCGCAGTTCGGGGTGGTCGTCAACGGCAACAAGAACTGGCTGGCCGTGGGACCGGTGCAGATCCAGCCGTCGGAGATCGCCAAGCTGGCCATCGTCTTGTGGGCCGCCCACGTCTACGCCCAGAAGGAACGCCGTCTCGGCTCGCTCCACCAGGTGATGTTCCCCGTCGTCCCCGTCCTGCTCGGCACCACGGTGCTCGTCATCGTCGGACGAGACCTCGGCACGGCCCTGGTGCTCTTCGCCATCCTGCTGGCGATGCTGTGGGTCGTCGGGGCGCCGGCCCGGCTGTTCAGCCTGGCGATGTCGGTGATCGGCGTCGTGGCGATCTGGCTCGCGACCACCAGCCCCGAGCGCCGCGAACGGCTGACGACGTTCGTCGACCCCTTCAAGGACTACTACGTCTCGGGCTGGCAACCGGCCCACGGCCTCTACGCGCTCTCCAGCGGGGGCTGGTTCGGAGAGGGGATCGGCGCGAGCCGGCAGAAGTGGGGCGACCTGCCCGAGGCCCACACCGACTTCATCTTCGCGGTGCTGGGCGAGGAGCTCGGCCTGGTCGGCACCCTGCTCGTGGTGGCGCTCTTCCTGACGGTGGCCTTCGCCGCGATCCGGGTCGCGATGCAGACCGACGACCCGTTCGTCCGCTACATGTCCTTCGGCATCGTGGCCTGGCTGCTGGGTCAGATGATCGTCAACGTCGGCATGGTCCTGGCGCTGCTGCCGGTCATCGGCATCCCGCTGCCCCTGATCTCCTACGGCGGCTCGGCGCTGCTGCCGACCCTGGTGGCGCTGGGGCTCCTCATCGGGTTCGCCCGACGCGAGCCGGAGGCGTCGCGGGCGCTGGCGCAACGCCGGCGGCAGCGGTCGGCCGGGCTGGCGGCCGGGGCCGGCCGTCCCACCCCCTAG
- the murD gene encoding UDP-N-acetylmuramoyl-L-alanine--D-glutamate ligase, with protein sequence MDLTHHHRTSDWSAVRATVAGFGVSGFAAADNLTHLGAQVTALDERVTDTRAEQANLLEVLGAQVRLGEGATLTLPEDTDLVVVSPGWRPDHPLLRQAEVRGVPVWGEVELAWRLRDPDNAAPWLAVTGTNGKTTTVQMLDAILRAEGLRSAAVGNVGRPVVEAVMDPAPLDVLAVELSSFQLHYTHSLSCESAAVLNVAEDHLDWYASMADYAADKGRIYERVQRACVYNVADPVTEQLVREADVVEGARAIGFTLGMPAVGMVGLVEDILADRAFVEERATSAAELCTIDDLASPAPHFVANALAAAALARSHGVSQAAVRAGLSRFRPDGHRIATVAEAGGVTWVDDSKATNPHAAQSSLQGYDPVVWVAGGLAKGARFDELVQAVGSRLRGVVLLGADRHVIAEALSRHAPDVPVIDVGEDETDPEHGPMARVVSAAAELSRPGDTVLLAPGCASMDMFTSYAERGDAFAAEVRRQTGSV encoded by the coding sequence ATGGACCTCACCCACCACCACCGCACCAGCGACTGGTCCGCGGTCCGCGCGACCGTCGCGGGCTTCGGTGTCAGCGGCTTCGCTGCTGCCGACAACCTCACCCACCTGGGGGCGCAGGTCACCGCCCTCGACGAGCGCGTCACCGACACCCGCGCCGAGCAGGCGAACCTGCTGGAGGTGCTCGGGGCCCAGGTGCGGCTGGGCGAGGGCGCGACCCTGACCCTCCCGGAGGACACCGACCTGGTCGTCGTCAGCCCGGGCTGGCGACCGGATCATCCGTTGCTGCGCCAGGCCGAGGTGCGAGGGGTGCCCGTCTGGGGCGAGGTCGAGCTGGCGTGGCGGCTCCGCGACCCCGACAACGCCGCGCCCTGGCTCGCGGTCACCGGCACCAACGGCAAGACCACCACCGTGCAGATGCTCGACGCGATCCTGCGCGCCGAGGGTCTGCGCAGCGCGGCGGTGGGCAACGTGGGCCGCCCGGTGGTCGAGGCGGTGATGGACCCGGCCCCGCTCGACGTGCTCGCGGTGGAGCTGTCGAGCTTCCAGCTCCACTACACCCACTCGCTCAGCTGCGAGTCGGCCGCGGTCCTCAACGTCGCCGAGGACCACCTCGACTGGTACGCCTCGATGGCGGACTACGCCGCCGACAAGGGCCGGATCTACGAGCGCGTCCAGCGTGCGTGCGTCTACAACGTCGCCGACCCGGTCACCGAGCAGCTGGTGCGCGAGGCCGACGTGGTGGAGGGGGCGCGAGCCATCGGCTTCACCCTGGGCATGCCGGCGGTGGGGATGGTGGGCCTCGTCGAGGACATCCTCGCCGACCGCGCCTTCGTGGAGGAGCGGGCGACCAGTGCCGCGGAGCTCTGCACCATCGACGACCTCGCCTCGCCGGCACCCCACTTCGTGGCCAACGCCCTGGCTGCCGCGGCGCTGGCGCGCAGCCACGGCGTGTCGCAGGCCGCCGTCCGGGCGGGCCTGTCCCGCTTCCGCCCCGACGGCCACCGCATCGCGACGGTGGCCGAGGCGGGCGGCGTGACCTGGGTCGACGACTCGAAGGCGACCAACCCCCACGCGGCGCAGTCCTCGCTGCAGGGTTACGACCCCGTCGTGTGGGTCGCCGGCGGCCTCGCCAAGGGGGCGCGCTTCGACGAGCTGGTGCAGGCCGTGGGCTCACGGCTGCGCGGCGTGGTCCTGCTCGGTGCCGACCGCCACGTCATCGCGGAGGCCCTTTCGCGACACGCCCCCGATGTGCCGGTCATCGACGTCGGCGAGGACGAGACTGATCCCGAGCACGGTCCGATGGCGCGGGTCGTGTCGGCGGCCGCGGAGCTCTCCCGTCCCGGGGACACCGTGCTGCTGGCACCCGGGTGCGCGTCGATGGACATGTTCACCAGCTACGCCGAGCGCGGCGATGCCTTCGCCGCCGAGGTGAGGCGGCAGACAGGCAGCGTCTGA
- the mraY gene encoding phospho-N-acetylmuramoyl-pentapeptide-transferase has product MRAILLGGGLALLISLLGTRVAIRAFTNLGYGQEIRDDGPTTHHTKRGTPTMGGVVIILAAVLGYFLAKLITLDMPSASALLLVFLFVGCGMVGFLDDFIKIVKQRSLGLRSKAKMIGLTVVALTFGIVALLPALEDDRELTPASRHLSFIRDFESFTLPAVIVVLLIWLIVAGTSNGVNLADGLDGLASGASVMVFGAYTLVNIWQNNQSCDLTPGRTCYEVRDPLDLAVIAAAITGACFGFLWWNASPAAIFMGDTGSLALGGALAGMAILTRTELLLVVLGGLFVLETVSVMLQVSWFKTTKRLTGTGRRVFRIAPIHHHFEMLGWEQVTVVIRFWIITGLCVAAGLGVFYAEWVAGY; this is encoded by the coding sequence GTGAGGGCGATCCTGCTCGGCGGAGGACTCGCACTGCTGATCTCGCTGCTCGGCACCCGGGTGGCGATCCGGGCGTTCACCAACCTCGGCTACGGGCAGGAGATCCGCGACGACGGACCCACCACCCACCACACCAAGCGCGGCACCCCCACGATGGGCGGCGTCGTCATCATCCTCGCGGCGGTGCTCGGCTACTTCCTGGCCAAGCTGATCACGCTCGACATGCCCTCGGCCTCGGCCCTGCTCCTGGTCTTCCTCTTCGTCGGGTGCGGCATGGTCGGCTTCCTCGACGACTTCATCAAGATCGTCAAGCAACGCAGCCTCGGGCTGCGCAGCAAGGCGAAGATGATCGGCCTCACGGTGGTCGCCCTGACCTTCGGCATCGTCGCGCTGCTGCCGGCGCTCGAGGACGACCGCGAGCTCACCCCCGCCAGCCGCCACCTCTCCTTCATCCGTGACTTCGAGTCGTTCACGCTGCCCGCAGTCATCGTGGTCCTGCTGATCTGGCTGATCGTCGCGGGCACCAGCAACGGCGTGAACCTCGCCGACGGCCTGGACGGCCTGGCCTCCGGTGCCTCGGTGATGGTGTTCGGCGCCTACACACTGGTCAACATCTGGCAGAACAACCAGTCCTGCGACCTCACCCCCGGGCGCACTTGCTACGAGGTCCGCGACCCGCTCGACCTGGCGGTCATCGCCGCCGCGATCACCGGAGCCTGCTTCGGCTTCCTGTGGTGGAACGCCTCGCCGGCGGCCATCTTCATGGGCGACACGGGGTCGCTCGCCCTGGGCGGTGCCCTGGCCGGCATGGCCATCCTGACCCGGACCGAGCTGCTGCTGGTCGTCCTCGGTGGACTCTTCGTGCTCGAGACCGTCTCGGTGATGCTGCAGGTGAGCTGGTTCAAGACGACGAAACGCCTGACCGGGACGGGCAGACGGGTCTTCCGCATCGCTCCGATCCACCACCACTTCGAGATGCTCGGCTGGGAGCAGGTGACGGTCGTCATCCGGTTCTGGATCATCACCGGCCTGTGCGTCGCCGCGGGGTTGGGCGTCTTCTACGCCGAGTGGGTCGCCGGGTACTAG
- a CDS encoding UDP-N-acetylmuramoyl-tripeptide--D-alanyl-D-alanine ligase: MIPMSLADIAGVVDGEVHGDPDLLVTGGAYVDSRAPEPAGLFVAVVGERVDGHDYAGDAHAVLGSRATTAPTVVVADPVVALGALARHVVDTIGARVLALTGSQGKTGTKDYLAHVLAGAGPTVATRGNHNNEIGVPLTVLEATADTRYLVVEMGARGVGHIADLCRIAPPEAAAVLNVGTAHLSEFGSREAIAQAKGEIVEALSAGGTAVLNADDDLVAAMASRTTARVFDFGRSATVSWGDVELDDLGRPTFVLAYAGSSHPVTLTQSGAHQVPNAAAAAALAIAIGLDPAVVAERLAGAQPASRWRMELHQRGDGLVVVNDAYNANPASMTAALDSLAQIGARRRGRTIAVLGEMLELGDDTRSAHVEVGRHAGEAGIDLLVTVGETAAGIAEGARGVAGWQGDAVLAAGRDEALAVVQQNAAADDVVLVKASRGAALEHVADGLLTEGEGGR, from the coding sequence ATGATCCCGATGTCCCTGGCCGACATCGCCGGCGTCGTCGACGGCGAGGTCCACGGCGATCCCGACCTCCTCGTCACCGGCGGCGCCTACGTCGACTCGCGCGCCCCGGAGCCTGCGGGGCTCTTCGTGGCGGTCGTGGGGGAGCGCGTCGACGGTCACGACTACGCCGGCGACGCCCACGCCGTGCTCGGCAGCCGAGCGACGACCGCACCCACGGTCGTGGTCGCCGACCCGGTGGTGGCCCTGGGCGCGCTGGCCCGTCACGTGGTCGACACGATCGGGGCCCGGGTGCTGGCGCTGACCGGCTCGCAGGGCAAGACCGGGACCAAGGACTACCTCGCGCACGTGCTGGCCGGGGCCGGCCCGACGGTCGCCACCCGCGGCAACCACAACAACGAGATCGGCGTGCCGCTGACCGTGCTCGAGGCCACGGCCGACACCCGCTACCTCGTGGTGGAGATGGGCGCTCGGGGGGTCGGCCACATCGCAGACCTCTGCCGGATCGCACCACCGGAGGCGGCCGCGGTCCTCAACGTCGGGACCGCGCACCTGAGCGAGTTCGGCAGCCGGGAGGCGATCGCGCAGGCCAAGGGCGAGATCGTCGAGGCCCTGTCGGCCGGGGGTACGGCAGTGCTCAACGCGGACGACGACCTCGTCGCCGCGATGGCGAGCCGGACGACGGCACGCGTCTTCGACTTCGGCCGCTCGGCGACGGTCTCCTGGGGCGACGTCGAGCTCGACGACCTCGGCCGACCCACCTTCGTCCTGGCGTACGCCGGCAGCAGCCACCCCGTCACGCTGACCCAGTCGGGCGCCCACCAGGTCCCCAACGCCGCCGCCGCGGCGGCACTCGCGATCGCCATCGGGCTCGACCCCGCCGTGGTGGCCGAGCGCCTCGCCGGAGCGCAACCCGCGAGCCGGTGGCGGATGGAGCTCCACCAGCGGGGGGACGGGCTCGTGGTCGTCAACGACGCCTACAACGCCAACCCCGCCTCGATGACCGCCGCCCTCGACAGCCTCGCCCAGATCGGGGCCCGTCGACGCGGCCGTACGATCGCGGTGCTGGGCGAGATGCTGGAGCTCGGTGACGACACCCGGTCGGCCCACGTCGAGGTCGGTCGCCACGCGGGCGAGGCTGGCATCGACCTGCTCGTCACCGTGGGGGAGACGGCCGCCGGCATCGCCGAAGGTGCACGAGGGGTCGCGGGCTGGCAGGGTGATGCGGTGCTCGCGGCGGGCCGTGACGAGGCGCTCGCAGTGGTGCAGCAGAATGCTGCTGCCGACGACGTGGTCCTGGTGAAGGCATCCCGGGGCGCGGCCCTCGAGCACGTGGCTGACGGACTGTTGACGGAAGGGGAGGGTGGCCGGTGA
- a CDS encoding UDP-N-acetylmuramoyl-L-alanyl-D-glutamate--2,6-diaminopimelate ligase encodes MADLAQWLEQHGATARTDGDLTTGVTGISLSSQRVRPGDLYAALPGSRAHGITYAAGALEAGAVAILTDEAGAAEAPPVPLLVVDRPRAVLGGLSARVYGDAATDLRLLGVTGTQGKTTTTRLAEGALQAAGVTSAVIGTNGTRVAGQDVRTSLTTPEAPDLHALFAMMREQGVTGCAMEVSSHALVMGRVDGVVFDVAVFTNLGRDHLDFHADLEDYFAAKASLFTPERARRGLVNVDDAHGRRLLAEATIPLRTFSTRGDDADWWVTDVELSATGSRFVVHGPDGFRAESGVPLPGDFNVANALAAIAGCSEAGLPAADVAGAMAAGAGVPGRLERVEAGQDFAVVVDYAHKPDAVESALATLRPLTEGRLIVVIGAGGDRDPGKRPVMGEIAGRLADVVVVTDDNPRSEDPAAIRAALLEGTRGGPAQALEVGDRREAIRCALERAEAGDIVLIAGKGHETGQEVAGQVHPFDDRDVAREELARR; translated from the coding sequence CTGGCTGACCTCGCGCAGTGGCTGGAGCAGCACGGCGCGACGGCCCGCACCGACGGCGACCTCACGACGGGCGTGACCGGCATCTCGCTCAGCTCGCAGCGCGTCCGGCCCGGCGACCTGTACGCCGCACTTCCCGGGAGCCGCGCCCACGGGATCACCTACGCCGCCGGCGCGCTCGAGGCGGGGGCCGTCGCGATCCTCACCGACGAGGCGGGGGCCGCGGAGGCACCTCCGGTCCCGCTGCTCGTGGTCGACCGGCCCCGCGCGGTCCTCGGCGGCCTGTCGGCCCGCGTCTACGGGGACGCCGCGACCGACCTGCGGCTGCTCGGTGTCACCGGCACCCAGGGCAAGACGACCACCACCCGGCTCGCCGAGGGAGCCCTGCAGGCTGCCGGCGTCACGTCGGCCGTCATCGGCACCAACGGCACCCGCGTCGCCGGCCAGGACGTGCGGACGTCGCTGACGACGCCCGAGGCGCCCGACCTCCACGCCCTCTTCGCGATGATGCGCGAGCAGGGCGTCACCGGCTGCGCCATGGAGGTCTCGAGCCACGCCCTCGTCATGGGGCGGGTCGACGGCGTCGTCTTCGACGTGGCGGTCTTCACCAACCTCGGCCGCGACCACCTCGACTTCCACGCCGACCTCGAGGACTACTTCGCGGCGAAGGCGTCGCTGTTCACCCCCGAGCGCGCCCGTCGTGGTCTGGTCAACGTCGACGACGCCCACGGCCGGCGCCTGCTGGCGGAGGCGACGATCCCGCTGCGCACCTTCTCCACCCGCGGCGACGACGCCGACTGGTGGGTCACCGACGTGGAGCTGTCGGCCACCGGCAGCCGGTTCGTGGTGCACGGCCCCGACGGGTTCCGGGCGGAGTCCGGCGTACCCCTGCCCGGGGACTTCAACGTCGCGAACGCCCTCGCGGCGATCGCGGGCTGCTCGGAGGCCGGGCTGCCGGCTGCCGACGTGGCCGGCGCGATGGCCGCCGGCGCGGGGGTGCCGGGCCGGCTGGAGCGGGTGGAGGCGGGGCAGGACTTCGCCGTCGTCGTCGACTACGCCCACAAGCCCGACGCGGTCGAGTCGGCGCTCGCCACGCTGCGGCCCCTGACCGAGGGGCGACTGATCGTCGTGATCGGTGCCGGCGGTGACCGCGACCCCGGCAAGCGCCCGGTGATGGGTGAGATCGCCGGCCGTCTGGCCGACGTCGTGGTCGTGACCGACGACAACCCCCGCAGCGAGGACCCCGCGGCGATCCGGGCCGCGCTGCTGGAGGGGACGCGCGGCGGCCCGGCCCAGGCGCTCGAGGTCGGTGACCGCCGCGAGGCGATCCGTTGCGCTCTGGAGCGGGCAGAGGCCGGCGACATCGTGCTGATCGCCGGCAAGGGTCACGAGACCGGCCAGGAGGTGGCGGGTCAGGTGCATCCCTTCGACGACCGCGACGTCGCCCGCGAGGAGCTCGCCCGCCGATGA